Proteins from a single region of Candidatus Puniceispirillum marinum IMCC1322:
- a CDS encoding DeoR/GlpR family DNA-binding transcription regulator, whose amino-acid sequence MTLNIRQNEIIDLLRDNSKVDVDELVARFDVTAQTVRRDLGDLCDRGLAMRTHGGARRVVSTSSRGYEERRLSYAVEKAAIGKQAAHLIPDNCSVFLNIGTTTEQVAKALTTHNDLTVISNNINVIQIFLTAQLRELVLVGGAVRKSDGAIVGNQAVEFIGRYKADFAVIGASSLDSDGSVLDFDDREVAVARAIIRNARIKVLVADISKFESDAPVRICDVSELDYVITDARPPDAFCAAAEAANTSIIIVNDTN is encoded by the coding sequence ATGACGCTTAACATAAGACAAAATGAAATTATCGACTTACTCCGCGATAATAGCAAAGTTGACGTTGATGAATTAGTGGCGCGTTTTGATGTAACGGCGCAAACAGTCCGGCGTGATCTGGGCGATTTATGCGACCGTGGATTAGCGATGCGTACACATGGTGGTGCCCGCCGTGTGGTATCAACATCAAGCCGGGGTTATGAAGAAAGACGGTTGTCCTATGCTGTCGAGAAAGCCGCGATCGGCAAACAAGCGGCGCATTTGATCCCCGATAATTGTTCGGTATTTCTGAATATCGGCACCACAACCGAACAGGTGGCCAAGGCATTGACCACGCATAATGATCTAACGGTCATTTCAAATAATATTAACGTGATCCAAATTTTCCTGACTGCGCAGCTTCGCGAACTGGTTCTGGTCGGGGGCGCAGTGCGCAAGAGCGATGGCGCCATCGTTGGTAATCAGGCGGTTGAGTTCATCGGCCGTTATAAAGCCGATTTTGCCGTTATCGGCGCGTCATCGCTGGATAGTGACGGATCAGTGCTGGATTTTGATGATCGTGAGGTGGCGGTGGCGCGCGCCATTATCCGTAATGCCCGTATCAAAGTGCTGGTGGCTGATATTTCGAAATTCGAAAGTGACGCACCGGTGCGAATCTGTGATGTGTCGGAACTTGATTATGTCATTACCGATGCGCGGCCACCAGACGCATTCTGTGCTGCTGCCGAGGCCGCCAATACATCGATAATTATCGTCAATGACACAAACTAG